From the genome of Halomonas sp. MCCC 1A13316, one region includes:
- a CDS encoding OBAP family protein: MSALRHYHYGALAVSMLALTGCTGMGEAHSTTEVPGDPESTKASLLEAGAKVMQTDAPPSRLEVYLVGFHPLKKEPLHQFEAHHFCDQVNEDFLQCALYDGNSEDAKLNGIEYIISEELFERLPEEEKQYWHPHNGEIISGQLVAPNLPEIAEHELMESKINSYGKTWHTWHTWDTAKGGGTTEESLPLGEPSLAWSFNRDGEANPGLIEARDERMGIDTEERRRARQDLVPLAKPQVGVDSLKDEFPRPTQPIPGVEAKPTN, encoded by the coding sequence ATGTCGGCACTTCGTCATTACCATTACGGAGCTTTGGCCGTGTCTATGCTTGCGCTGACGGGTTGCACAGGCATGGGTGAAGCGCATTCAACGACCGAGGTTCCTGGTGATCCAGAGAGTACTAAGGCCAGCCTACTAGAGGCCGGGGCAAAAGTAATGCAAACAGATGCGCCGCCATCCCGGCTTGAGGTTTACCTGGTAGGTTTTCATCCACTAAAAAAGGAGCCTTTGCATCAGTTTGAAGCCCATCATTTTTGTGATCAGGTCAACGAAGACTTCTTGCAATGCGCTCTTTACGACGGTAACTCTGAAGATGCGAAATTGAACGGCATTGAGTACATTATTTCAGAAGAACTTTTCGAGCGTCTGCCAGAAGAGGAGAAGCAGTATTGGCACCCGCATAATGGAGAAATTATTTCCGGTCAGTTGGTGGCTCCTAATCTGCCTGAAATCGCCGAGCATGAGCTTATGGAAAGCAAGATAAATAGCTATGGTAAAACTTGGCATACTTGGCATACTTGGGATACGGCGAAGGGCGGCGGTACGACAGAAGAGTCATTGCCTCTTGGAGAGCCATCCTTGGCTTGGTCGTTTAACCGTGATGGTGAGGCGAATCCAGGCCTGATCGAGGCACGAGACGAACGTATGGGCATTGATACCGAGGAGCGGCGCAGAGCGCGGCAAGATCTCGTGCCTCTGGCTAAGCCACAGGTTGGCGTCGATTCCCTGAAAGACGAGTTTCCGAGACCAACACAGCCCATCCCTGGTGTCGAGGCAAAGCCTACAAATTAA
- a CDS encoding LysR family transcriptional regulator — MLHRQADICAAMPLQNLQLNWLKTFEAVGRHLSFSQAAHELNMSQSAVSQQIKLLENKLGRQLFERQTRSIQLTVAGRAYLGVVREGLRHMDQGLNSIFNSEAQGTLELSVNNTFAQFWLAPRLERFTKLYPRISVRIFGMNWEAEAPPSSAELEIRYGSGNWPSFQAKCLLSKEIRPYCSATLANHLRDTENVLDLPLIDVLGTPNGWSDWLSQYSPGVADGSHQFYVDSYTIAASMAIENVGVCLLNDELVQGSYLHKFLISPFRESIECQASYFLIKLHDRPLSGVAQAFHDWLLEELD; from the coding sequence GTGCTGCATCGACAAGCAGATATTTGCGCAGCTATGCCCTTGCAAAATCTCCAGCTCAATTGGCTGAAAACCTTCGAGGCGGTGGGGCGACACCTGAGCTTCTCACAAGCCGCTCATGAGCTGAACATGAGCCAGTCAGCCGTCAGTCAACAGATCAAACTGCTCGAGAACAAGTTGGGTAGGCAGCTTTTCGAAAGGCAGACACGCTCGATCCAACTGACCGTGGCGGGACGTGCCTATCTTGGAGTGGTGCGCGAAGGGCTTCGACACATGGACCAAGGGCTGAACAGTATCTTCAACTCCGAAGCCCAGGGGACGCTGGAACTCAGTGTCAACAATACCTTCGCCCAGTTCTGGCTTGCGCCTCGACTGGAGCGGTTTACCAAGCTCTACCCTCGCATCTCGGTGCGCATCTTCGGGATGAACTGGGAAGCGGAAGCGCCACCAAGCAGCGCCGAACTCGAAATCCGCTATGGCTCAGGAAACTGGCCCTCTTTCCAAGCCAAGTGCCTGCTGTCGAAGGAGATTCGTCCTTATTGCTCGGCCACGCTGGCCAATCACTTGCGCGATACCGAAAATGTGCTCGACCTGCCGCTTATCGATGTCCTCGGTACTCCCAATGGCTGGAGCGATTGGCTCTCGCAATACTCGCCAGGGGTCGCCGATGGTAGCCACCAATTCTACGTTGACAGCTATACCATTGCCGCCAGCATGGCGATAGAAAACGTGGGCGTCTGCTTGCTCAATGATGAGCTGGTTCAAGGCTCGTACTTGCATAAGTTTCTTATATCGCCCTTCCGAGAAAGCATTGAATGCCAGGCAAGCTATTTCCTCATCAAGCTGCATGATAGGCCACTCTCCGGCGTCGCCCAAGCATTCCACGATTGGTTGCTGGAGGAGCTTGATTAG
- a CDS encoding GcvT family protein — MSQTVPSSARVVIVGGGVIGCSVAYHLTKLGIRDVVLLERNTLTCGTTWHAAGLVPTLRATYRMSMLARYSADLYERLRDETQQDTGFVRNGSLSVATHQERFTELKRGASMAKLCGFPCEVVDPQRAGELWPLMDTDDIVGGIYLPLDGIVNPVDVTQALAKGARKGGARIIENTKVLEIKVKQGKAAGVITHAGDIEAEYVVNCAGMWARHLGRTSGVNIPLHAAEHYYVVTEKMPDLAAQLPTLRDLDNCNYFKTEAGKLLIGTFEPNAKPWGHDGIPAHFSFDELPPDLDHLEPYLEAAMRRVPALAKTGLQVIFNGPESFTPDDRYHLGETPELRNYFVAAGFNSVGIQSAGGAGKVLAEWISKGHAPMDLWDVDIRRNLPFQGNATYLYDRTTEGLGLLYAMHWPFRQFETARNVRKSILHDRLAAANACFGEVAGWERANFFAPEGEKAEYRYSWGKQNWFEWSAAEHTAVREKVGLFDQSSFTKLLMQGRDAVTVLNRICSNNIDVSPGRIVYTQWLNERGGIEADLTVTRLTQEAFLVVSGAPTQTRDLDWLQRNTPEDARVVVTDMTSSMAVLGVMGPASRELLQRLTGEDLSNQGFPFGTSREIELGYARVRASRITYVGELGWELYIPTEFAPDVFDRIMAAGSPFNLKLCGYHALNSLRIEKGYRHFGHDVTEEDTPLEAGLSFASDFDKPGGFIGREALLRQKEKGVTKRMVLFRFLDPEATSFHEEPIYRNGSIVGRTTSGMYGHYIGANIAMGYVENPAGITKQWIDSGEYEIEIAMHRYKVEASLRAFHDPGMQRVKC, encoded by the coding sequence ATGAGCCAGACAGTGCCGAGCTCGGCCCGCGTCGTGATCGTTGGCGGTGGAGTGATAGGCTGCAGCGTGGCCTACCACCTGACCAAGCTGGGAATCCGTGACGTCGTATTACTGGAGCGCAACACTCTGACCTGCGGTACCACCTGGCATGCCGCCGGGCTGGTGCCAACTCTCAGAGCTACTTACCGGATGAGCATGCTGGCGCGCTATAGCGCCGACCTGTATGAGCGTTTGCGCGATGAAACCCAGCAAGACACGGGCTTTGTGCGCAACGGCTCCCTGAGTGTTGCCACTCATCAGGAGCGCTTCACCGAACTCAAGCGCGGTGCCTCGATGGCCAAGCTATGCGGTTTCCCTTGCGAGGTCGTAGACCCGCAAAGGGCGGGTGAACTGTGGCCGCTAATGGATACCGACGATATCGTCGGTGGTATTTACCTGCCGCTCGACGGCATCGTGAATCCGGTCGATGTCACCCAGGCCTTGGCAAAAGGAGCTCGCAAGGGTGGCGCCAGAATCATCGAGAACACCAAGGTTCTCGAGATCAAGGTCAAACAGGGAAAGGCCGCCGGCGTGATCACGCATGCCGGTGATATTGAAGCGGAATACGTCGTCAACTGCGCCGGCATGTGGGCTCGCCACCTCGGCAGAACCTCGGGAGTCAACATCCCCCTTCATGCTGCCGAGCATTACTACGTCGTCACCGAGAAAATGCCTGACCTAGCGGCTCAGCTGCCCACCCTGAGGGATCTCGATAACTGCAACTACTTCAAGACCGAAGCCGGCAAGTTGCTGATTGGCACCTTCGAGCCGAATGCCAAGCCATGGGGGCACGACGGAATACCCGCGCATTTCAGTTTCGATGAGCTGCCGCCAGACCTCGACCACCTGGAGCCCTACCTAGAGGCTGCCATGCGCCGCGTTCCTGCCCTCGCTAAGACCGGCCTTCAGGTGATCTTCAACGGCCCGGAGAGCTTCACGCCGGATGACCGATACCACCTTGGCGAAACCCCGGAACTGCGCAATTACTTCGTCGCCGCCGGGTTCAATTCGGTCGGCATTCAGTCTGCGGGAGGGGCCGGCAAGGTGCTCGCCGAATGGATCAGCAAGGGCCATGCCCCGATGGACCTGTGGGACGTAGATATTCGTCGCAACTTGCCGTTCCAGGGAAATGCCACCTACCTCTACGACAGGACCACCGAAGGGCTGGGCCTGCTGTACGCCATGCATTGGCCGTTCCGCCAATTCGAAACGGCACGCAATGTTCGAAAAAGCATCCTGCATGACCGCCTGGCGGCTGCCAACGCCTGCTTCGGTGAAGTGGCGGGCTGGGAGCGGGCCAATTTTTTCGCTCCCGAGGGTGAAAAAGCGGAGTATCGGTACAGCTGGGGCAAGCAGAACTGGTTCGAGTGGTCGGCGGCAGAGCATACAGCCGTGCGCGAGAAAGTCGGACTGTTCGATCAGAGCTCCTTTACCAAGCTCCTGATGCAGGGCCGCGACGCGGTAACGGTACTCAACCGTATCTGCAGCAACAACATAGACGTTAGCCCAGGGCGCATCGTCTATACACAATGGCTGAACGAGCGAGGCGGCATCGAAGCCGACCTGACGGTCACTCGGCTCACCCAGGAGGCTTTTCTGGTCGTCTCCGGTGCGCCGACCCAGACGCGTGATCTCGACTGGCTGCAGCGCAACACCCCCGAGGACGCGAGGGTCGTGGTGACCGACATGACCTCATCGATGGCCGTGCTCGGTGTGATGGGCCCTGCTTCACGCGAGCTGCTGCAACGATTGACCGGTGAAGACCTCTCCAACCAGGGCTTCCCTTTTGGCACGTCGCGGGAGATCGAGCTCGGCTATGCCCGGGTGCGTGCTTCGCGTATCACCTATGTCGGCGAATTGGGCTGGGAATTGTACATTCCGACCGAATTCGCCCCGGATGTTTTCGATCGCATCATGGCCGCCGGCAGCCCCTTCAATCTCAAGCTATGCGGCTACCATGCGCTCAACTCGCTGCGTATCGAGAAGGGTTATCGACACTTCGGGCATGATGTCACCGAGGAGGACACGCCGCTTGAAGCGGGACTCTCCTTCGCTTCGGACTTCGACAAGCCGGGCGGCTTCATCGGCCGTGAAGCGTTGCTCCGACAGAAAGAAAAAGGTGTCACGAAGCGAATGGTGCTGTTCCGGTTCCTCGATCCGGAAGCCACCAGTTTCCATGAGGAGCCCATCTACCGCAACGGCTCGATCGTGGGACGTACCACGTCGGGTATGTATGGTCATTACATAGGTGCCAATATTGCCATGGGCTATGTCGAAAACCCCGCGGGTATCACGAAACAATGGATCGATAGCGGAGAATACGAGATAGAAATCGCCATGCATCGGTACAAGGTCGAGGCAAGCCTGCGTGCGTTCCACGATCCCGGCATGCAGAGGGTAAAGTGTTGA
- the acuI gene encoding acrylyl-CoA reductase (NADPH) gives MFKAILIDKQDDGQRVGVETLDEDRLPEGDVTVRVACSTLNYKDALAITGKGPVVRRFPMVPGIDLAGTVEHSDSDEFRPGDAVLLNGWGVGETHWGGLAELARLEGRWLIPHPSDFNFQQSMAIGTAGYTAMLSVMMLERHGVTPEQGEVLVTGASGGVGSYAVALLARLGYEVAASTGRREEAGYLQALGAQTIIDREELSAPGRPLGKERWAGAIDSVGSHTLANVLATTRYGGTVAACGLAQGMDLPSSVAPFILRGVTLAGIESVMRPRADRVEAWRRLGELLTPEHLDAITQTITLDEVIEKADDLLAGRVRGRLVVDLAK, from the coding sequence ATGTTCAAGGCAATTCTGATCGACAAGCAGGATGATGGGCAGCGTGTGGGCGTGGAGACCCTGGATGAGGACCGGTTGCCGGAAGGCGACGTCACGGTACGGGTCGCCTGCAGTACCCTCAATTACAAGGACGCGCTGGCAATCACCGGCAAGGGGCCGGTAGTGCGTCGTTTTCCCATGGTTCCAGGGATCGACCTTGCAGGAACGGTCGAGCATTCTGACTCCGATGAGTTTCGTCCGGGTGATGCCGTGTTGCTCAACGGCTGGGGTGTCGGGGAAACGCACTGGGGAGGCTTGGCCGAGCTGGCCCGTTTGGAGGGGCGCTGGCTGATACCTCATCCCTCGGATTTCAACTTCCAGCAATCCATGGCCATTGGCACTGCCGGCTACACCGCCATGCTATCGGTGATGATGCTGGAGCGTCATGGGGTCACGCCGGAACAGGGCGAAGTGCTGGTCACCGGTGCCAGCGGTGGCGTGGGGAGTTATGCCGTGGCGCTGCTCGCCCGGCTGGGGTATGAGGTGGCGGCTTCCACGGGACGCCGGGAGGAGGCGGGCTATCTTCAGGCGCTTGGTGCCCAGACAATCATCGACCGCGAAGAACTCTCTGCGCCAGGGCGTCCGCTGGGGAAGGAGCGCTGGGCGGGAGCTATCGACTCGGTGGGTAGCCATACACTCGCCAACGTGCTGGCGACGACACGCTATGGCGGGACCGTTGCCGCCTGCGGGCTGGCGCAAGGCATGGACCTGCCTTCCAGCGTCGCCCCCTTCATACTACGAGGCGTGACCTTGGCCGGCATCGAGAGCGTGATGCGGCCACGAGCCGATCGCGTCGAGGCCTGGCGCCGGCTCGGTGAACTGCTTACCCCCGAGCACCTGGATGCCATTACCCAGACAATTACCTTGGATGAGGTTATCGAAAAGGCCGACGACCTGTTGGCGGGTCGTGTCCGTGGACGACTCGTAGTGGACCTGGCGAAGTGA
- the fabF gene encoding beta-ketoacyl-ACP synthase II — MQSPLVITGMGMISPLGCGVKASWDRLLAGRSGISAIARFDTGDLPIKVAGSVPGIEDDPEAGLDPDRVLDAKERRKMELFSLYAMAAAEEALAQANWFPESDADRLATATIVGSGIGGFPTITQAQNTLSTRGHRRLSPFTVPAFLANLAAGNVSIRYGFRGPIGCPVTACAAGVQAIGDGMRMIRSGEAEVALVGGAEACIDPLSLASFHAMKALSTEQDDPAKASRPFDQARNGFVMGEGAGLLVIETLAHAEARGATPLAILSGYGTSADAHHITAGPEDGAGAAAAIRAALRMAGLSPEAIDHINAHATSTPVGDRAEVASLRNAFGDALGGIPISATKSATGHLLGAAGGVESIFSALAVMHDRLPPTLNLENHDEDLHDLDIVSGSAREHATQHVLCNGFGFGGVNAALIVSKV; from the coding sequence ATGCAATCACCGCTCGTCATCACCGGCATGGGCATGATCAGCCCGCTCGGCTGCGGCGTCAAGGCAAGCTGGGATCGCCTTCTCGCCGGCCGCTCCGGCATCTCTGCGATCGCCCGCTTCGATACCGGCGATCTACCGATCAAGGTCGCGGGTTCGGTTCCTGGCATCGAGGACGACCCGGAAGCCGGCCTCGACCCGGACCGGGTGCTGGATGCCAAGGAACGGCGCAAGATGGAGCTGTTCAGCCTGTACGCCATGGCCGCCGCCGAAGAGGCGCTGGCCCAGGCCAACTGGTTCCCCGAAAGCGATGCGGATCGGCTGGCCACGGCCACCATCGTGGGGTCCGGCATCGGCGGCTTCCCCACCATCACCCAGGCCCAGAACACCCTCTCGACGCGCGGTCACCGCCGGCTCTCCCCTTTCACCGTGCCGGCCTTCCTGGCCAACCTGGCCGCGGGCAACGTATCGATTCGCTACGGCTTCCGCGGGCCGATCGGCTGCCCGGTCACGGCCTGTGCGGCCGGCGTGCAGGCCATCGGAGACGGCATGCGCATGATCCGTAGCGGCGAAGCTGAGGTGGCGCTGGTGGGCGGTGCCGAGGCCTGTATCGATCCGCTCTCGCTGGCCAGTTTCCACGCCATGAAGGCGCTCTCTACCGAACAGGACGACCCTGCCAAGGCGTCGCGGCCTTTCGACCAGGCGCGCAACGGCTTCGTCATGGGTGAGGGTGCGGGGCTGCTGGTGATCGAAACCCTGGCCCACGCCGAGGCACGCGGGGCAACGCCGCTGGCCATTCTCAGCGGCTACGGCACCAGCGCCGATGCCCACCACATCACTGCCGGCCCGGAAGACGGTGCCGGGGCCGCGGCGGCCATTCGGGCGGCGCTGCGGATGGCGGGACTCTCTCCCGAGGCGATCGATCATATCAATGCCCATGCTACCTCGACGCCGGTCGGCGACCGCGCCGAGGTCGCTTCCCTGCGCAACGCCTTCGGCGACGCTCTCGGCGGCATCCCGATCTCTGCGACCAAGTCGGCTACCGGCCACCTGCTGGGTGCCGCCGGCGGCGTGGAGAGCATCTTCTCCGCCCTGGCAGTGATGCACGACCGCCTGCCCCCGACGTTGAACCTGGAGAACCACGACGAGGACCTGCACGACCTGGATATCGTCTCGGGCTCGGCACGCGAGCACGCGACCCAGCACGTGCTGTGCAACGGCTTCGGTTTTGGTGGGGTAAATGCGGCGCTGATCGTGAGCAAGGTGTAG
- a CDS encoding TetR/AcrR family transcriptional regulator, with translation MPYSTNHKAKSRERILKSAIELFSRKGFEKVSIGQIMKLAKMTHGAFYAHFSSKEALYHASVRETLESSRAARLVKGPLSVKHLTELVANCWNLQELERKHKPGPETVLFNEIGNENAEIRTLFEASYLRMKKMLETRLIALSRLKKLPFEPDREVIADKSRAILASLVGAVAIAKSLPGEQERQHILNAAQRNILQMLGVEESELEYMLGEVG, from the coding sequence ATGCCCTACTCGACGAACCACAAGGCCAAATCTCGAGAGCGTATCCTCAAGTCGGCTATCGAGCTGTTCAGCCGCAAGGGCTTCGAAAAGGTCTCCATCGGCCAGATCATGAAGCTGGCCAAGATGACCCACGGCGCCTTCTATGCACACTTCTCCTCGAAGGAAGCGCTCTATCACGCCTCGGTGCGAGAAACCCTGGAGAGCAGCCGCGCGGCACGGCTGGTCAAGGGGCCCCTTTCAGTGAAGCACCTGACGGAGCTGGTCGCCAACTGCTGGAACCTTCAGGAGCTGGAGCGCAAGCACAAGCCGGGGCCCGAGACGGTGCTGTTCAACGAGATCGGCAACGAGAACGCCGAGATCCGCACCCTGTTCGAAGCCTCCTACCTGCGCATGAAGAAGATGCTGGAAACCCGCCTCATCGCCCTCAGCCGCCTGAAGAAACTGCCCTTCGAACCCGACCGCGAGGTCATCGCCGACAAGTCCCGCGCCATTCTCGCCTCGCTGGTCGGCGCCGTCGCCATCGCCAAGAGCCTGCCCGGCGAACAGGAGCGCCAGCACATTCTCAACGCCGCTCAGCGCAACATCCTGCAGATGCTCGGCGTTGAAGAAAGCGAGCTGGAATACATGCTGGGCGAAGTCGGATAG
- a CDS encoding group I truncated hemoglobin, with amino-acid sequence MNETLYDRLGGRGGIDKLCDRIVELHLQNDVAGPRYQALDQEALDRASLKVKEFIAAGTGGPVEYTGRSMIETHTGMNVSAAEYVAVVDDIMQAMNEMEYPRPVCDEVLGIAYSLKGEIIHQ; translated from the coding sequence ATGAACGAAACCCTTTATGACAGACTCGGCGGTCGAGGCGGTATTGACAAGCTCTGCGATCGCATCGTCGAACTTCACCTGCAGAACGACGTCGCCGGCCCACGCTACCAAGCACTCGACCAAGAGGCGCTGGACCGGGCCAGCCTCAAGGTGAAGGAGTTCATCGCGGCCGGCACCGGCGGGCCCGTGGAGTACACCGGACGCTCGATGATCGAGACCCACACGGGCATGAACGTAAGCGCGGCGGAGTATGTGGCCGTGGTGGACGACATCATGCAGGCCATGAACGAAATGGAGTATCCGCGCCCGGTCTGCGACGAAGTGCTGGGCATTGCCTATTCACTCAAGGGGGAAATCATCCACCAATGA
- a CDS encoding DUF6064 family protein, whose amino-acid sequence MPFTVEQFFGVFGAYHDAVWPAPLVLIGLALVGIVLIIRPRRWSHGVVAGILAALWAWLAIAYHLVFFTHINPLAYAFAALSLAGAAVFVWEGLVRHRLRFEWRGNARAWVGAALAGFALVVYPAWSWLAGHTYPHMPTFGLPCPTTLYTLGVLAFLVPPYPRWPLLVPVIWSAIGAQAAFFLGVGQDLSLIGAGLMGVYLMMRSGMPHHETAKPHGD is encoded by the coding sequence ATGCCGTTTACCGTGGAGCAGTTCTTCGGGGTGTTCGGGGCCTACCACGATGCGGTCTGGCCGGCGCCGCTCGTACTGATCGGCCTGGCCCTGGTCGGCATAGTGCTGATTATCAGGCCGCGCCGTTGGAGTCACGGGGTGGTCGCCGGTATATTGGCCGCATTATGGGCATGGCTGGCCATTGCCTATCACCTTGTTTTCTTCACACACATCAATCCGTTAGCGTATGCCTTTGCCGCCTTATCGCTCGCCGGTGCGGCAGTCTTTGTCTGGGAAGGGCTGGTACGACATCGGCTCCGCTTCGAGTGGCGTGGCAATGCACGTGCCTGGGTCGGCGCAGCGCTAGCCGGCTTCGCGCTGGTGGTTTATCCGGCCTGGTCGTGGCTGGCTGGCCATACTTACCCTCACATGCCGACGTTCGGGCTGCCTTGCCCAACTACACTGTACACTTTGGGGGTATTGGCGTTCCTGGTTCCACCCTATCCGCGCTGGCCCCTCCTGGTACCGGTCATTTGGAGCGCCATCGGAGCCCAGGCCGCCTTCTTTCTAGGAGTGGGGCAGGATCTCTCCCTCATTGGAGCAGGGCTGATGGGCGTGTACCTGATGATGCGTAGTGGCATGCCGCACCACGAGACGGCGAAGCCTCATGGTGACTGA
- a CDS encoding DUF2703 domain-containing protein — MQQKIRTAVSSEMSPTPSDIDIELLALDLTSCTRCAGTLENIEKAIEIVRPAAEAVGTRLNVTRIIIDSEAQAARHRFISSPTVRVNGIDLAFETRESRCDSCTTLSGSDEGTSCRIWHYRGEEYTEAPVGLVVESLLRVLAGQRSTETAPVAYEGVPDNLRRFFAGKAAGQGSASQPRCDESEQSTCCQPQAKAECCGPSVEENSCGCR, encoded by the coding sequence ATGCAGCAGAAGATAAGAACAGCCGTGTCGTCGGAAATGAGCCCCACGCCCTCCGATATCGACATCGAACTGTTGGCCCTCGACCTTACGAGCTGTACGCGATGCGCCGGTACCCTTGAGAATATTGAAAAAGCTATCGAGATCGTGCGCCCCGCGGCCGAGGCGGTCGGAACCAGGCTGAACGTCACCAGGATAATCATCGATTCAGAAGCACAGGCTGCTCGGCACCGGTTTATTTCCTCGCCTACCGTTCGGGTAAACGGCATCGACCTGGCATTCGAAACTCGGGAGAGCCGCTGCGACTCCTGTACGACACTCAGCGGGTCGGATGAGGGCACGAGTTGCCGAATATGGCACTACCGTGGCGAGGAATACACCGAAGCCCCCGTTGGGTTGGTGGTCGAATCGCTGCTCCGTGTCTTGGCGGGTCAGCGTTCCACAGAGACGGCACCGGTTGCGTATGAGGGGGTGCCGGACAACCTACGGCGCTTCTTCGCCGGTAAGGCGGCCGGGCAGGGCAGTGCATCGCAGCCGCGCTGCGACGAAAGCGAGCAGTCCACTTGCTGCCAGCCACAGGCCAAGGCCGAATGCTGTGGCCCATCCGTGGAAGAGAATTCATGCGGGTGTCGGTAA
- the sigZ gene encoding RNA polymerase sigma factor SigZ, giving the protein MRVSVNDEQDQRLLWQAFRTELLRFVSKRVADESVAEDIVHDVLIKAFSHRDELRDGSRLRAWLYQITRNALADHYRAHRPLEPLPAELEEQAEADERAEAELALCLRPLMGKLPEKYREALLTTTETGLTQKQYASQKGLSISAAKSRVQRGRSLLREALLHCCRVEMNQRGEVLNYDLNDKCQCH; this is encoded by the coding sequence ATGCGGGTGTCGGTAAACGACGAACAAGACCAGCGCCTGCTGTGGCAGGCGTTTCGTACCGAACTCCTGCGCTTCGTGAGCAAGCGAGTGGCGGACGAAAGCGTGGCGGAGGATATCGTGCACGACGTCCTCATCAAGGCGTTCTCCCACCGCGATGAGCTGAGGGACGGCTCCCGGCTGCGCGCATGGCTCTACCAGATCACCCGCAATGCACTGGCGGATCACTATCGGGCGCACAGGCCGCTCGAACCGCTGCCGGCGGAGCTGGAGGAGCAGGCGGAGGCAGATGAGCGAGCGGAAGCGGAGCTGGCCCTGTGCCTGCGCCCGCTAATGGGCAAGCTGCCGGAAAAGTACCGGGAAGCGCTGCTCACCACCACGGAGACCGGCCTGACTCAGAAGCAGTATGCATCGCAAAAGGGGCTGTCGATCTCAGCGGCCAAGTCCCGTGTACAGCGCGGCCGCAGCTTGCTGCGCGAAGCGCTGTTGCACTGTTGCCGGGTCGAAATGAACCAGCGAGGAGAGGTGTTGAACTACGACCTTAATGATAAGTGCCAATGTCACTAG